Proteins co-encoded in one Kribbella qitaiheensis genomic window:
- a CDS encoding energy-coupling factor ABC transporter permease has protein sequence MHVPDGFFDAPTSIATGLIAAGAVGFSLQRANREIRETGPALAGLTAAFVFAVQMVNFPVGAGTSGHLLGGALAAALVGPWTAVLVMSTVLLVQGLLFADGGLTALGTNITLMGLITVVVGYFVTRALLKALPKRVGSVVPATTVGALISVPVAALAFTGLYAIGGAVEIPLGKLATAMVGWHLLVGLGEAVITAAVLSAVVATRPDLVYAARHLQPDLVLVDADGNSSTVSPDRPIPAKPAGRSLGIGIATTFVVAGVISLFASAHPDGLAFVGAKLGFEGAAKNSAVAGSPLANYGVSGIGNSQVSGALAGIIGVLVTITLGLLIAKLASLRSARADKAA, from the coding sequence ATGCACGTACCTGACGGCTTCTTCGACGCGCCCACGTCCATCGCCACCGGCCTGATCGCCGCGGGAGCCGTCGGGTTCAGCCTGCAGCGGGCGAACCGGGAGATCCGCGAGACCGGTCCGGCGCTGGCCGGCCTGACCGCGGCGTTCGTGTTCGCCGTGCAGATGGTGAACTTCCCGGTCGGTGCTGGCACGAGCGGTCACCTCCTCGGTGGCGCGCTCGCGGCCGCGCTGGTCGGTCCCTGGACCGCCGTACTGGTGATGTCGACCGTCCTGCTCGTGCAGGGCCTGCTCTTCGCCGACGGCGGCCTGACCGCGCTCGGCACGAACATCACCCTGATGGGCCTGATCACCGTTGTCGTCGGCTACTTCGTCACCCGCGCCCTGCTGAAGGCACTACCGAAACGCGTCGGCAGCGTGGTCCCGGCGACCACGGTCGGTGCCCTGATCTCGGTGCCGGTCGCGGCCCTCGCGTTCACCGGTCTCTACGCGATCGGCGGCGCGGTCGAGATCCCCCTCGGCAAACTCGCCACCGCGATGGTCGGCTGGCACCTCCTGGTCGGCCTCGGCGAGGCGGTGATCACGGCTGCCGTGCTCAGCGCGGTCGTCGCGACCCGGCCCGACCTCGTCTACGCCGCTCGCCATCTGCAGCCGGACCTGGTCCTGGTCGATGCCGATGGCAACAGCTCGACGGTCTCCCCGGACCGCCCGATCCCGGCCAAGCCGGCCGGCCGGAGCCTCGGCATCGGGATCGCCACCACCTTCGTGGTCGCCGGGGTGATCAGCCTGTTCGCCAGCGCGCATCCGGACGGCCTGGCGTTCGTCGGCGCGAAGCTCGGGTTCGAAGGCGCCGCGAAGAACTCGGCCGTCGCGGGCAGCCCGCTCGCGAACTACGGCGTCAGCGGGATCGGCAACAGCCAGGTCTCCGGCGCGCTCGCCGGCATCATCGGCGTACTCGTCACGATCACCCTCGGCCTGCTGATCGCCAAGCTGGCCTCGCTGCGATCGGCGCGCGCCGACAAGGCCGCTTGA
- the cbiQ gene encoding cobalt ECF transporter T component CbiQ: MSGSAGDGLLVAVDSRIHRLPAQVKIVALFVFVLAVVSTPAAAFWAFALYAGMLLGCVILARLPALVVLKRLAVETPFVFFALLLPFVATGPRVEVLGVSLSQSGVLGSWNVLAKGTLGVVAAIVLSASTSPRALLAGLERLKLPSTLIAILSFMVRYLSVVSDDLHRMRIARESRGYQGGRAGHLKAVAGGVGALFVRSFERGERVHLAMQSRGYTGRMPLLSHSGAAQAQWLEGLAISLAAVVIAVTARVVGL, from the coding sequence GTGAGCGGTTCGGCCGGAGACGGCCTGCTGGTCGCGGTGGACAGCCGGATCCACCGGCTGCCGGCGCAGGTGAAGATCGTCGCGCTCTTCGTTTTCGTCCTGGCCGTGGTCTCCACCCCGGCCGCCGCCTTCTGGGCTTTCGCCCTGTACGCCGGAATGCTGCTCGGCTGCGTCATACTCGCCAGATTGCCGGCCTTGGTGGTGCTCAAGCGCCTGGCGGTCGAGACGCCGTTCGTGTTCTTCGCCCTTCTGCTGCCCTTCGTGGCGACCGGGCCGCGAGTCGAAGTACTCGGTGTCTCGTTGTCGCAATCCGGCGTGCTCGGGTCCTGGAACGTCCTCGCGAAGGGCACCCTCGGCGTGGTCGCCGCCATCGTGCTGTCCGCCTCGACCAGCCCGCGGGCTCTGCTCGCCGGACTCGAACGACTCAAGCTGCCGTCGACACTGATCGCGATCCTGTCGTTCATGGTCCGCTACCTCAGCGTCGTCTCGGACGACCTGCACCGGATGCGAATCGCGCGCGAATCGCGCGGCTACCAAGGCGGCCGGGCCGGACACCTCAAAGCAGTGGCCGGGGGAGTAGGCGCCCTCTTCGTCCGCAGCTTCGAGCGCGGTGAGCGGGTCCACCTGGCGATGCAGTCCCGCGGCTACACCGGCCGGATGCCGCTGCTCTCCCACTCGGGCGCCGCGCAGGCCCAGTGGCTGGAAGGCCTCGCGATCTCCCTGGCCGCTGTCGTCATCGCCGTCACGGCTAGGGTTGTCGGCTTGTGA
- a CDS encoding energy-coupling factor ABC transporter ATP-binding protein: MTGPSIHVERLVFAYPDGRQALFGVDFTIQRGERVALLGPNGAGKTTLVLHLNGILGAVAGGTGSGRIQVGGSDLHREHLPEVRRKVGLVFQDPDDQLFMPTVRDDVAFGPANLGLRGAELDERVHEALVQVGMQDHADLAPHHLSYGQRRRVAVATVLAMRPEVLVLDEPSSNLDPASRRELADILNGLDVTLLMITHDLPYALQLCERSLLMDAGRIVADGATRDLLGDADLMTAHRLELPYGFDPLSVPGPEK; encoded by the coding sequence GTGACCGGTCCCTCGATCCACGTCGAACGCCTCGTCTTCGCCTATCCCGACGGCAGGCAGGCGCTGTTCGGCGTCGACTTCACCATCCAGCGCGGCGAGCGCGTCGCCCTGCTCGGCCCGAACGGCGCAGGCAAGACCACCCTGGTGTTGCATCTGAACGGCATCCTCGGCGCAGTCGCCGGTGGGACCGGCAGCGGCCGGATCCAGGTCGGCGGCTCGGACCTGCACCGCGAACACCTTCCCGAGGTACGCCGGAAGGTCGGTCTCGTCTTCCAGGATCCCGATGACCAGCTGTTCATGCCGACCGTCCGCGACGACGTCGCCTTCGGACCCGCGAACCTGGGCCTGCGCGGCGCCGAACTCGACGAACGCGTCCACGAGGCGCTGGTCCAGGTCGGGATGCAGGACCACGCCGACCTCGCTCCGCACCACCTCTCCTACGGGCAGCGCCGCCGCGTCGCGGTGGCGACGGTGCTTGCAATGCGCCCCGAAGTACTGGTTCTCGACGAGCCGTCGAGCAATCTCGATCCGGCCAGCCGCCGCGAGCTGGCCGACATCCTCAACGGGCTCGACGTGACCTTGCTGATGATCACCCATGACCTGCCGTACGCGTTGCAGCTGTGCGAGCGCAGCCTGCTGATGGACGCCGGCCGGATCGTTGCCGACGGCGCCACTCGCGACCTGCTCGGTGACGCGGACCTGATGACGGCCCACCGGCTCGAGCTTCCCTACGGCTTCGACCCGCTCTCGGTCCCGGGACCGGAGAAGTAG
- a CDS encoding SGNH/GDSL hydrolase family protein, with translation MKLIAGFVSAAVVATALLSPTIAQAAAPEYVALGDSYASGVGTRVYTSESGSCQRSTKAYPYLDAARIGAHLTDVACSGARVADVTANQLGPLTSGVRFVTVQVGGNDAGFSSVITECAKPSWLSNCDGAINTAQATINNTIPARLNGLYASVRSRATTAKVIVVGYPRLFNGTDCNAGTFFSGAEMTRLNQTADLLNSKISAAAGAAGFPFVNPTSAFIGHAVCGSPEWINGLSNPISESYHPNTTGHQGLANLVQPQLS, from the coding sequence ATGAAACTCATCGCCGGCTTCGTCAGCGCGGCAGTCGTCGCCACCGCGCTCCTCAGCCCCACCATCGCGCAAGCAGCCGCTCCGGAGTACGTCGCACTCGGCGACTCCTACGCCTCCGGCGTCGGCACCCGCGTCTACACCTCCGAGAGCGGCTCGTGCCAGCGCTCCACCAAGGCCTACCCCTACCTCGACGCTGCCCGGATCGGCGCGCACCTGACCGACGTCGCCTGCTCCGGGGCCCGCGTCGCCGACGTCACGGCCAACCAGCTCGGCCCACTGACCAGCGGGGTCAGGTTCGTCACCGTTCAGGTCGGCGGCAACGATGCCGGTTTCTCGTCGGTGATCACCGAGTGCGCGAAGCCGTCTTGGCTGAGTAACTGCGACGGTGCGATCAACACCGCGCAAGCGACCATCAACAACACGATCCCGGCCCGGCTGAACGGCCTCTACGCGAGTGTCCGGAGCCGGGCGACGACCGCGAAGGTGATCGTGGTCGGCTACCCGCGGCTGTTCAACGGCACCGACTGCAATGCCGGCACCTTCTTCAGCGGTGCGGAGATGACCCGGCTGAACCAGACCGCCGACCTGCTCAACTCGAAGATCTCGGCCGCGGCGGGCGCGGCCGGATTCCCCTTCGTCAACCCGACCTCGGCCTTCATCGGGCACGCGGTCTGCGGCAGCCCGGAGTGGATCAACGGCCTGTCCAACCCGATCAGCGAGTCGTACCACCCGAACACGACCGGCCATCAGGGCCTGGCCAACCTGGTCCAGCCACAACTGAGCTGA
- a CDS encoding SRPBCC family protein has protein sequence MTETLTTENGRTVLRMERRLTHPQEKVWRALTSPAELAGWFPAAVEVDLRLDGAISFTFPDGVGDFQEDPDNNGVVSAFEPPRLLEYTWGGELLRWELSPTDDGCLLTLTATYDDRPGSASYTAGWIICLDALEKVLGGSAVPAKDYAELHEHFIKVYGLDQGVVADDGSLHFERQLVRPKEDVWPVLAAGFVAKGIEPGETVEHEMTLSYPWQHGLVTVALRDGNGGARLTLTQTGPAAEYLEAWRELIERLAADEL, from the coding sequence ATGACCGAGACTCTGACGACCGAAAACGGCCGGACCGTACTCCGGATGGAACGCCGGCTGACTCATCCGCAGGAGAAGGTCTGGCGTGCCCTGACCTCACCGGCCGAGCTCGCCGGCTGGTTCCCGGCCGCGGTCGAGGTGGACCTGCGGCTCGACGGGGCGATCTCATTCACCTTCCCGGACGGCGTCGGCGACTTCCAGGAGGATCCGGACAACAACGGCGTCGTGAGCGCCTTCGAGCCGCCGCGACTGCTCGAATACACGTGGGGCGGGGAGCTCTTGCGCTGGGAGCTGAGCCCGACCGATGACGGCTGCCTGCTCACGCTGACCGCCACGTACGACGATCGCCCGGGCTCGGCGAGCTACACCGCGGGCTGGATCATCTGCCTGGACGCGCTGGAGAAGGTGCTGGGTGGTTCCGCCGTCCCGGCCAAGGACTACGCCGAACTCCACGAGCATTTCATCAAGGTCTACGGCCTGGACCAGGGCGTCGTCGCCGACGACGGGTCGCTCCACTTCGAACGCCAGTTGGTCCGCCCCAAGGAAGACGTCTGGCCGGTGCTGGCCGCAGGCTTCGTTGCCAAGGGCATCGAACCGGGGGAGACCGTCGAGCACGAGATGACCTTGAGCTACCCGTGGCAACACGGCCTGGTCACAGTGGCGCTCCGCGACGGGAACGGCGGGGCCCGTCTGACCCTGACCCAGACGGGTCCCGCGGCGGAGTACCTGGAGGCTTGGCGCGAGCTGATCGAGCGGTTAGCTGCCGACGAGCTCTGA
- a CDS encoding ATP-binding cassette domain-containing protein produces the protein MPVANLIDQPAADSHDVIEVRGARENNLSGVSVDIPKRRLTVFTGVSGSGKSSLVFDTIAAESQRMINETYTAFVQNFMPSLSRPDVDSLRNLSAAIIVDQERIGANARSTVGTATDAHTMLRVLFSRIGTPSAGPPSAFSFNRAEGMCPACEGLGKATEIDLTEFVDRGLTLNQGAVKVPGYAVGTWYWQVMANSGLFDPDLPLRDYPAEQWEQFLYQPPMKVKVGKSNLTFEGLVSKVKRQLLAKDRESMQSHTRAFADRAVKLVRCPDCGGARLNKAARAVTIDGHDLTRCSSMQISDLAEFVRGITNPAVGPMLEGLRDTLDSMVQIGLGYLSLDRESSTLSGGEAQRVKLVRHLGSSLTDVTYVFDEPTVGLHPHDIQRMNDLLLQLRDKGNTVLVVEHKPETIRIADYVVDLGPGAGLAGGRLCYAGDLKGLKKSGTLTGRYLDHRVDVRDDVRQPVGSLKIENATLHNLRNVSVEVPLGVLTVVTGVAGSGKSSLIHGSLAGRDGVIVAGQEPIRGSRRSNPATYTGLLDPIRAEFAKVNKVKPGLFSANSVGACPGCKGLGLVYTDLAMMAEVASVCEDCDGERFTPEVLAYRLRGKNISEVLGLSVIEAREFFGKGPARAILDRLSTVGLGYVGLGQPLTTLSGGERQRLKLAINMGKSGSVYILDEPTTGLHLADVDQLLAMLDKLVDDGNTVIVIEHHQAVMAHADWLIDVGPGAGHDGGRITFTGIPADLVESSASLTAEHLRQYVASELVGS, from the coding sequence ATGCCTGTTGCGAATCTCATCGACCAGCCAGCTGCCGACAGCCATGACGTCATCGAGGTCCGGGGAGCCCGCGAGAACAACCTGAGCGGGGTCTCCGTCGACATCCCCAAGCGCCGGTTGACCGTCTTCACCGGCGTCTCGGGATCCGGCAAGTCCTCTCTCGTCTTCGACACGATCGCCGCCGAGTCGCAGCGGATGATCAACGAGACCTACACCGCGTTCGTCCAGAACTTCATGCCCAGTCTCTCCCGGCCGGACGTCGACTCGCTCCGCAACCTGAGCGCCGCGATCATCGTCGACCAGGAACGGATCGGCGCCAACGCCCGCTCCACGGTCGGTACCGCGACCGACGCGCACACGATGCTGAGGGTCCTGTTCAGCCGGATCGGTACGCCGTCCGCCGGGCCGCCGTCCGCCTTCAGCTTCAACCGGGCCGAAGGGATGTGCCCGGCCTGCGAGGGACTCGGCAAGGCCACCGAGATCGACCTGACCGAGTTCGTCGATCGCGGGCTGACGCTGAATCAGGGCGCGGTCAAGGTGCCCGGGTACGCCGTCGGCACCTGGTACTGGCAGGTGATGGCCAACTCCGGGCTGTTCGACCCGGACCTGCCGCTCAGGGACTACCCCGCCGAGCAGTGGGAGCAGTTCCTCTACCAGCCGCCGATGAAGGTGAAGGTGGGCAAGAGCAACCTCACCTTCGAAGGCCTGGTCAGCAAGGTGAAGCGGCAACTGCTCGCGAAGGATCGCGAGTCGATGCAGAGCCACACCCGGGCCTTCGCCGATCGCGCGGTGAAGCTCGTCCGGTGCCCGGACTGCGGCGGAGCACGGCTGAACAAGGCCGCCCGGGCGGTGACCATCGACGGGCACGACCTCACCCGGTGCTCGTCGATGCAGATCAGCGACCTGGCCGAGTTCGTCCGGGGCATCACCAATCCAGCGGTCGGGCCGATGCTGGAAGGCCTGCGGGACACCCTCGACTCGATGGTCCAGATCGGGCTGGGCTACCTCAGTCTCGATCGTGAGTCGTCGACATTGTCCGGCGGTGAGGCGCAGCGGGTGAAGCTGGTCCGGCATCTCGGCTCGAGCCTGACCGATGTCACCTATGTCTTCGACGAACCGACGGTCGGGCTGCATCCGCACGACATCCAGCGGATGAACGACCTGCTGCTGCAACTGCGCGACAAGGGCAACACCGTGCTCGTCGTCGAGCACAAGCCGGAGACGATCAGGATCGCGGACTACGTCGTCGATCTCGGTCCCGGCGCCGGTCTGGCCGGTGGGCGGCTTTGCTACGCGGGTGATCTGAAGGGGCTGAAGAAGTCCGGCACCTTGACCGGGCGCTACCTCGATCACCGGGTCGACGTTCGCGACGATGTCCGGCAGCCGGTCGGGTCGCTCAAGATCGAAAACGCAACGCTGCACAACCTGCGGAACGTGAGCGTGGAGGTGCCGCTCGGCGTACTGACCGTGGTGACGGGTGTCGCCGGCTCGGGGAAGAGTTCACTGATCCACGGTTCACTGGCTGGGCGTGATGGGGTGATCGTGGCCGGCCAGGAACCGATCCGGGGTTCGCGGCGCAGCAACCCCGCGACGTACACGGGACTGCTGGATCCGATCCGGGCGGAGTTCGCCAAGGTGAACAAGGTGAAGCCGGGGTTGTTCAGCGCGAACTCCGTCGGAGCGTGTCCGGGCTGCAAGGGGCTTGGGCTCGTGTACACGGATCTGGCGATGATGGCCGAGGTGGCGTCGGTCTGCGAGGACTGCGACGGCGAGCGGTTCACCCCGGAGGTGCTGGCCTACCGGCTGCGCGGGAAGAACATCAGCGAAGTACTGGGTCTGTCGGTGATCGAGGCGCGGGAGTTCTTCGGCAAGGGACCTGCGCGGGCGATCCTGGACCGGCTGTCGACGGTCGGGCTCGGCTACGTCGGTCTCGGGCAGCCACTGACGACGCTGTCGGGTGGTGAACGCCAACGACTGAAGCTGGCCATCAACATGGGCAAGAGCGGGTCGGTTTACATCCTCGACGAGCCCACCACGGGGCTCCATCTCGCTGATGTCGACCAACTGCTGGCGATGCTCGACAAGCTGGTCGACGACGGCAACACCGTCATCGTGATCGAGCACCACCAAGCGGTGATGGCGCATGCCGACTGGCTGATCGACGTCGGTCCGGGCGCCGGCCACGACGGCGGCCGGATCACCTTCACCGGCATCCCCGCCGATCTGGTCGAGAGCAGCGCCTCCCTGACCGCCGAGCACCTCCGCCAGTACGTCGCGTCAGAGCTCGTCGGCAGCTAA
- a CDS encoding MarR family winged helix-turn-helix transcriptional regulator: MPVNKPQDSYPLDAPSPYPAAEIARAWERERPGTPTDSIEIVTPLWRLAKLFADDRRRLLTDLGIDPATLDLLSVLRRSGPPYELSTRELTRCTLVTAGAVSQRVGRAEQAGLVSRRTEADGSRAVIVSLTKTGHDLIERTVDQVLTRESELVASLSPTDRELLAGRLQDLLAEVQLKVAPAVEGSDPPSR; the protein is encoded by the coding sequence ATGCCGGTGAACAAGCCCCAGGACAGCTATCCGCTGGATGCGCCGAGCCCCTACCCTGCCGCCGAGATCGCGCGAGCCTGGGAACGGGAGCGTCCCGGCACCCCGACCGACTCGATCGAGATCGTCACTCCCCTGTGGCGACTGGCCAAGCTGTTCGCCGACGACAGGCGCCGGCTGCTCACCGACCTGGGCATCGATCCCGCCACTCTTGACCTACTGAGCGTCCTGCGCCGCAGCGGACCGCCGTACGAGCTGAGCACCCGCGAGCTGACCCGCTGCACGCTCGTCACGGCCGGCGCAGTCTCGCAGCGAGTCGGACGCGCCGAGCAGGCCGGGCTGGTCTCCCGGCGTACGGAGGCCGACGGCTCGCGCGCGGTGATCGTGTCGCTGACCAAGACCGGCCATGATCTGATCGAGCGAACTGTCGACCAGGTGCTCACCCGCGAGTCCGAGCTGGTCGCCTCGCTCTCCCCCACCGATCGCGAGTTGCTGGCCGGCCGGCTCCAGGACCTGCTGGCCGAAGTGCAACTGAAGGTTGCCCCGGCTGTTGAAGGTTCGGACCCGCCGTCACGGTAG
- a CDS encoding SDR family NAD(P)-dependent oxidoreductase, which translates to MSRTIVVTGGATGIGRAVAERFVADGDEVVITGRRLAVLEKAAADLGVRAVVCDGTDPAQVERLLAELPPRIDVLVNNAGGNTDFAQPDAAGELGRLKANWLANLEANLLTAVLTTTALAPRIADGGAVIHLGSIAAARGAGSYGASKAALATWNLDVAAQLGPRGITSNVVAPGFTAETEFFQGQLPDSRRQTLLQATLTKREGRVADIAETIYFLASPAAHHLTAQVLHVNGGALTTR; encoded by the coding sequence GTGTCGAGGACGATCGTGGTGACCGGGGGAGCGACAGGGATCGGGCGTGCCGTGGCCGAGCGGTTCGTGGCCGACGGGGACGAGGTGGTGATCACCGGCCGGCGCCTCGCAGTACTGGAGAAGGCTGCAGCCGACCTGGGTGTTCGGGCGGTGGTTTGCGATGGGACGGATCCGGCGCAGGTGGAGCGGTTGCTCGCCGAGCTGCCGCCGCGGATCGACGTACTGGTCAACAATGCCGGCGGCAACACGGACTTTGCCCAGCCCGACGCGGCCGGCGAGCTCGGCCGGCTCAAGGCGAACTGGCTGGCGAACCTCGAAGCGAACCTGCTCACCGCGGTCCTCACGACGACCGCGCTCGCGCCGCGGATCGCCGACGGGGGAGCCGTCATCCACCTCGGCTCGATCGCCGCCGCCAGGGGAGCGGGCTCGTACGGCGCTTCGAAGGCGGCCCTGGCGACCTGGAATCTCGATGTCGCCGCTCAGCTCGGTCCGCGTGGCATCACCTCGAACGTGGTCGCACCCGGCTTCACCGCGGAGACCGAATTCTTCCAGGGGCAACTGCCCGACAGCCGCCGGCAAACGTTGCTTCAGGCAACTTTGACGAAGCGCGAAGGACGGGTCGCCGACATCGCAGAAACGATCTATTTCCTGGCCTCACCCGCCGCCCACCACCTCACCGCCCAGGTCCTCCACGTCAACGGAGGAGCCCTCACAACCCGCTGA
- a CDS encoding LacI family DNA-binding transcriptional regulator yields the protein MRATVKDVAKLAGVSPKTVSNVINGVVFVRPETRARVEQAVSELDYVPNMSARGLRNGRSGMIGLALPDLLRPYSAEITHLVVELAHKRGWGVQIEQTAAEPEREFELLSKARAHLVDGLILNPINLDDSAVMTAGPLPPVVLIGDVDQDVVSQVAIDNVGAARDMVRHLLERGCRRIAAVGTPESPSGSSGAGTLGGLAGVTGTAAARLRTTGYHEALAEAGIAPDPELEIALDRWSPDGANLVVSRFLAEHEAPDAFFCFTDSVAVGTLSALWAAGVAVPDTCLVGGFDNILESQYTVPPLTTVDFDRREFIQSALDLLGERMADKDAVPRRILIPHRVIARASTGLPS from the coding sequence ATGCGAGCCACCGTCAAGGATGTCGCCAAGCTGGCCGGGGTGTCCCCGAAGACGGTCTCGAACGTCATCAACGGGGTGGTCTTCGTCCGCCCCGAGACCCGCGCCCGCGTCGAACAGGCGGTCAGCGAGCTCGACTACGTCCCGAACATGAGCGCCCGCGGCCTGCGCAACGGCCGCTCCGGGATGATCGGCCTGGCGCTGCCCGACCTGCTCCGCCCGTACTCCGCGGAGATCACCCACCTCGTCGTGGAACTCGCCCACAAGCGCGGCTGGGGAGTCCAGATCGAGCAGACGGCGGCCGAGCCGGAACGTGAGTTCGAGCTGCTCTCGAAGGCCCGCGCGCACCTGGTCGACGGGCTGATCCTCAACCCGATCAACCTGGACGACAGTGCCGTGATGACCGCGGGCCCGCTGCCGCCCGTCGTACTGATCGGTGATGTCGATCAGGATGTCGTCAGTCAGGTCGCGATCGACAACGTCGGTGCCGCCCGCGACATGGTCCGGCATCTGCTGGAGCGCGGCTGCCGGCGCATCGCTGCCGTCGGTACGCCGGAGTCGCCCAGCGGTTCGAGTGGCGCCGGGACTCTCGGCGGATTGGCCGGCGTCACCGGCACCGCGGCCGCACGGCTCCGCACCACCGGGTATCACGAGGCGCTGGCCGAGGCCGGGATCGCACCGGATCCGGAGCTCGAGATCGCTTTGGACCGCTGGAGTCCGGATGGCGCCAACCTCGTGGTCAGCCGGTTCCTGGCCGAGCACGAGGCGCCGGACGCGTTCTTCTGCTTCACCGACTCGGTCGCGGTCGGGACGTTGTCGGCGCTGTGGGCCGCGGGAGTCGCCGTACCGGACACCTGCCTGGTCGGCGGATTCGACAACATCCTGGAGAGCCAGTACACCGTGCCGCCGCTGACGACGGTGGACTTCGACCGGCGCGAGTTCATCCAGTCGGCGCTGGATCTGCTCGGGGAGCGGATGGCCGACAAGGACGCCGTACCGCGCCGCATCCTCATCCCGCACCGCGTCATCGCCCGCGCCAGCACCGGCCTGCCGAGCTGA
- a CDS encoding extracellular solute-binding protein yields MASFDRQFSRRRLLSGAAALAGGGLLLGCAPGAGRSAAEINYWHLMTGGDGIVMSGLVDAVNATNPGFHATQTVLAWGAPYYTKLAMASAGGRAPDVAIMHASRLAGYAPGGLLEPWDLDELAAVGVTEKDIPPLVWQKGQYDGKLYALALDTHPFVLYYNTDHAAKAGVTEAIQTMDSPEEFVDVARKLQLVTGKHGLSYGYLGDGSQMWRLFYTFYRQLGAEMTLVPGKPAQVDEAAAVKVLTFVQSLLDDTIATRSGDGGTATSEFLHGESGMFFGGVWELPSIKAAKLKFDVRPIPTLFGTEAAYADSHTFVLPRQSKVDPDRRRHVYRLVAEILKRSVSWAEGGGHIPAYQPVIRSAEYQALKPQSNYAGIPAYVNYDPDVWFAGAGSDFQNYFAENVQNVYLGSGDPAAGFDGFVKRLNVLLDRPQPV; encoded by the coding sequence ATGGCATCGTTCGACCGTCAGTTCTCCCGGCGCCGGCTCCTGTCCGGAGCCGCCGCACTGGCCGGTGGCGGCCTGCTACTCGGTTGCGCACCAGGCGCCGGCCGCTCGGCCGCCGAGATCAACTACTGGCATCTGATGACCGGCGGCGACGGCATCGTCATGTCGGGTCTCGTCGACGCCGTCAACGCGACGAACCCCGGCTTCCACGCCACCCAGACCGTGCTCGCCTGGGGAGCGCCGTACTACACGAAGCTCGCGATGGCATCCGCCGGCGGTCGCGCACCGGACGTCGCGATCATGCACGCGTCCCGGCTCGCGGGCTACGCGCCCGGCGGTCTGCTCGAGCCCTGGGATCTCGATGAGCTCGCCGCGGTCGGCGTGACCGAGAAGGACATCCCGCCGCTGGTCTGGCAGAAGGGTCAGTACGACGGCAAGCTCTACGCCCTCGCGCTCGACACCCACCCGTTCGTTCTCTACTACAACACCGACCACGCGGCGAAGGCCGGTGTGACGGAGGCGATCCAGACGATGGACTCGCCGGAGGAGTTCGTCGACGTCGCGCGCAAACTGCAGCTGGTGACCGGCAAACACGGTCTGTCCTACGGCTACCTCGGCGACGGCTCCCAGATGTGGCGGCTTTTCTACACCTTCTACCGCCAACTCGGCGCCGAGATGACTCTGGTTCCGGGCAAGCCTGCTCAGGTCGACGAGGCCGCCGCGGTGAAGGTACTGACCTTCGTCCAGTCGTTGCTCGACGACACGATCGCCACCCGCAGCGGCGACGGCGGTACGGCGACCAGCGAGTTCCTGCACGGTGAGAGCGGGATGTTCTTCGGTGGAGTCTGGGAACTCCCGAGCATCAAGGCCGCCAAACTGAAGTTCGACGTCCGCCCGATCCCGACGCTCTTCGGGACCGAGGCCGCGTACGCCGATTCGCACACCTTCGTGCTGCCGCGGCAGTCCAAGGTGGATCCCGACCGACGCCGTCACGTCTACCGGCTGGTGGCGGAGATCCTCAAACGCTCGGTGAGCTGGGCCGAGGGCGGTGGCCACATCCCGGCGTACCAGCCGGTGATCCGGAGCGCGGAGTACCAGGCCCTGAAACCGCAGTCGAACTACGCGGGCATCCCGGCGTACGTGAACTACGACCCGGATGTCTGGTTCGCCGGCGCCGGGAGCGATTTCCAGAACTACTTCGCGGAGAACGTGCAGAACGTGTACCTCGGCAGCGGCGACCCGGCCGCGGGGTTCGACGGATTCGTGAAGCGGCTGAACGTCCTGCTCGACCGGCCGCAACCGGTCTGA